A region of uncultured Draconibacterium sp. DNA encodes the following proteins:
- a CDS encoding co-chaperone GroES family protein produces the protein MSLVIEEKDLEKFIMVGDRVLVKPKNPSGKTKSGLYLPPSVQENEKVQSGYIVKVGPGYPIPAVSEEDEAWKDKKEEVKYVPLQTHIGDLAVYLNKSGHEIEFNNEKYIILPHSAILMIIRDENLFD, from the coding sequence ATGTCGTTAGTAATTGAAGAAAAAGATCTGGAAAAATTTATAATGGTAGGCGACCGTGTTTTGGTTAAACCAAAAAATCCGTCGGGAAAAACCAAGTCGGGCTTGTATTTGCCGCCATCGGTTCAGGAGAACGAAAAAGTGCAAAGCGGGTATATCGTAAAAGTTGGGCCGGGTTACCCTATTCCGGCAGTGAGCGAAGAAGACGAAGCGTGGAAAGATAAAAAGGAAGAAGTGAAATATGTGCCGTTACAAACGCACATTGGCGACCTGGCTGTCTATTTAAATAAAAGCGGGCACGAAATTGAATTTAATAACGAGAAGTACATTATTCTGCCGCATTCGGCAATTTTGATGATCATCAGGGATGAGAATTTATTTGACTAG